The proteins below are encoded in one region of Aquisphaera giovannonii:
- a CDS encoding formaldehyde-activating enzyme, with protein sequence MTVVEAGELDHGELFRVHREATLKVIRKALADEPTIDWLLENQDKVEHYYHKLGVDGEL encoded by the coding sequence CTGACGGTCGTCGAGGCGGGCGAGCTCGACCACGGGGAGCTCTTCCGGGTCCATCGCGAGGCCACGCTGAAGGTCATCCGCAAGGCCCTGGCCGACGAGCCCACCATCGACTGGCTGCTGGAGAACCAGGACAAGGTGGAGCACTACTACCACAAGCTTGGCGTGGACGGCGAACTCTGA
- a CDS encoding tetratricopeptide repeat protein, translating into MTRSRRRGGLWATLGLVALLGTASPSRGDTYAFLVGVSEYERKDELKALRFASDDVIAFAGVLRNAGVPARNIVLMHDRQSNPRFRPSGKNIQREFHLLLATLEPDDSLVVAMAGHGVEVGQAGESFFLPADADLKDPATLINIKAINEEIEKSQAGLKLLLVDACRNDPEADNARGLGVTVKPPRRLSEAALPRGSAALFSCNSEQRSFEDPVLRHGIFFHQVIRAWEGGADLDGDRRITLEELETFVRRETKTHARDALSAIQTPVFRGDHEAAKAWVVASLAGPRPSAARAGAGAGAVEIVDRAEAMRRRGEDAAAEREFARAIQADPNSAKAHLGLARLHHAKGRLPQAAREYSEAIRTDPADAAGFVGRATALGAQGDLRGALADYERAIQINRDLAVAFVGQGAILTRLNRAEDAIAACTRAIEIDPGNAKAYYNRAIAREATGDKAGSAEDFRKAARLDSRLGTP; encoded by the coding sequence ATGACACGATCTCGACGCCGCGGCGGGCTGTGGGCGACGCTCGGCCTGGTCGCCCTGCTGGGGACGGCGTCGCCGTCCCGCGGCGACACCTACGCCTTCCTCGTCGGGGTCTCGGAATACGAGAGGAAGGACGAGCTGAAGGCGCTCCGGTTCGCCTCCGACGACGTGATCGCGTTCGCCGGGGTGCTCCGCAACGCCGGGGTGCCGGCCCGGAACATCGTCCTGATGCACGACCGCCAGTCGAATCCCCGCTTCCGGCCGTCCGGCAAGAACATCCAGAGGGAGTTCCACCTGCTGCTGGCGACGCTCGAGCCGGACGACTCGCTCGTCGTGGCGATGGCCGGGCACGGCGTGGAGGTCGGCCAGGCGGGCGAGAGCTTCTTCCTGCCGGCCGACGCCGACCTGAAAGACCCCGCGACGCTCATCAACATCAAGGCCATCAACGAGGAGATCGAGAAGTCCCAGGCCGGCCTGAAGCTGCTCCTCGTCGACGCCTGCCGCAACGACCCCGAGGCCGACAACGCCCGCGGGCTGGGCGTCACGGTGAAGCCCCCCCGGCGGCTTTCCGAGGCCGCGTTGCCCAGGGGCAGCGCCGCGCTGTTCAGCTGCAACAGCGAGCAGCGGAGCTTCGAGGATCCGGTCCTGCGCCACGGCATCTTCTTCCACCAGGTCATCCGGGCGTGGGAAGGGGGGGCCGACCTGGACGGCGACCGTCGGATCACGCTCGAGGAGCTCGAGACGTTCGTCCGCCGCGAGACCAAGACCCACGCCCGCGACGCGCTCTCGGCGATCCAGACCCCGGTCTTCCGCGGCGACCACGAGGCCGCGAAGGCCTGGGTGGTGGCGTCGCTGGCCGGGCCGCGGCCCTCGGCCGCCCGCGCCGGGGCCGGGGCCGGGGCCGTCGAGATCGTCGACCGGGCGGAGGCGATGCGGCGGCGGGGCGAGGACGCCGCGGCCGAGCGCGAGTTCGCCAGGGCCATCCAGGCCGACCCGAATTCCGCCAAGGCGCACCTCGGCCTGGCCAGGCTCCATCACGCCAAGGGCCGGCTCCCCCAGGCCGCCCGGGAATACTCCGAGGCGATCCGCACCGACCCGGCCGACGCCGCGGGCTTCGTCGGAAGGGCCACCGCCCTCGGCGCCCAGGGTGACCTCAGGGGGGCCCTGGCGGACTATGAGCGGGCGATCCAGATCAACCGCGACCTGGCCGTGGCCTTCGTCGGCCAGGGGGCGATCCTCACCCGGCTGAACCGCGCCGAGGACGCCATCGCGGCCTGCACGCGGGCGATCGAGATCGACCCCGGCAACGCGAAGGCCTACTACAACCGGGCGATCGCCCGCGAGGCGACCGGCGACAAGGCCGGCTCCGCCGAGGACTTCCGCAAGGCCGCTCGGCTCGACTCCCGCCTGGGCACGCCCTGA
- a CDS encoding Gfo/Idh/MocA family protein — MSRTPVRTALVGCGKVGRIQAQALRSLDTSEFVAACDPDPARAAAFAEEFGVRPFTDLRELLRDGGAEAVSICTPHPQHAAPAVLAAEAGAHVLVEKPLAASVDDCDAMIAAAARAGVKLGVISQRRWFEPVRRMKRAIDEGKIGRPVLGGFTMYSWRDEAYYRSDPWRGRWDTEGGGVLINQSPHMLDLLLWLMGDDVAEVSAYWSNLNHPYVEVEDTVVASIRFARGGLGSIVSSLSQKPGIHTKVHIHGESGASVGVETDRGATFIAGMTAIAEPPLNDIWTVPGEERELARFEAEDRAQFAAVDATSHYHRLQIEDFLRSVIDDRPPAVTAEDGRRVVALIDAIYRSGREGKPVRPERSR, encoded by the coding sequence ATGTCGAGAACCCCGGTCCGCACGGCGCTCGTCGGCTGCGGCAAGGTCGGTCGGATCCAGGCGCAGGCCTTGCGGTCGCTGGACACCTCGGAGTTCGTCGCGGCCTGCGACCCCGACCCCGCCCGCGCGGCGGCCTTCGCCGAGGAGTTCGGCGTCCGGCCCTTCACGGACCTCCGCGAGCTGCTCCGCGACGGCGGCGCGGAGGCCGTGTCCATCTGCACGCCCCACCCGCAGCACGCGGCGCCGGCGGTCCTCGCGGCGGAGGCCGGCGCGCACGTCCTGGTGGAGAAGCCCCTGGCCGCCTCCGTGGACGACTGCGACGCCATGATCGCCGCGGCGGCGAGGGCCGGGGTGAAGCTCGGCGTCATCAGCCAGCGACGGTGGTTCGAGCCGGTCCGGCGGATGAAGCGGGCGATCGACGAGGGCAAGATCGGCCGGCCGGTGCTCGGCGGCTTCACCATGTACAGCTGGCGCGACGAGGCCTACTACCGGTCCGATCCCTGGCGGGGCCGCTGGGACACCGAGGGGGGCGGCGTGCTGATCAACCAGTCGCCGCACATGCTGGACCTGCTCCTCTGGCTCATGGGCGACGACGTCGCCGAGGTCTCCGCCTACTGGTCCAACCTGAATCACCCCTACGTGGAGGTGGAGGACACCGTGGTCGCCTCGATCCGGTTCGCCCGCGGCGGGCTCGGGTCGATCGTCAGCAGCCTCTCGCAGAAGCCCGGCATCCACACGAAGGTCCACATCCACGGCGAGTCGGGCGCGTCGGTCGGCGTGGAGACCGACCGCGGCGCCACGTTCATCGCCGGCATGACCGCGATCGCCGAGCCGCCGCTCAACGACATCTGGACCGTCCCCGGCGAGGAGCGGGAGCTCGCCCGGTTCGAGGCCGAGGACCGCGCGCAGTTCGCGGCCGTTGACGCCACGAGCCACTACCACCGGCTCCAGATCGAGGACTTTCTCCGGTCCGTCATCGACGACCGCCCCCCCGCCGTCACCGCCGAGGACGGCCGCCGCGTCGTCGCTTTGATCGACGCCATCTACCGATCCGGCCGCGAGGGCAAGCCGGTGCGGCCGGAGCGGTCACGATGA
- the fae gene encoding formaldehyde-activating enzyme, protein MGERILLKTGEALVEGSEDYLCAEPEVVIGELEGPVGHALANLVGDQVKGHSRVFAILNSDVQVRPATVMVSKVTVKDARYTNILMGTVQAAIANGVLDAVRAGVIPREKVNDLGIIYSVWLDPSVVKAGELDHGELFRVHREATLKVIRKALADEPTIDWLLENQDKVEHYYHKLGLEGDL, encoded by the coding sequence ATGGGCGAGCGGATCCTGCTGAAGACGGGCGAGGCGCTGGTGGAGGGCTCGGAGGACTACCTCTGCGCGGAGCCGGAGGTGGTCATCGGCGAGCTCGAAGGCCCGGTGGGGCATGCGCTGGCGAACCTGGTGGGCGACCAGGTGAAGGGGCACTCGCGGGTCTTCGCGATCCTCAACAGCGACGTGCAGGTGCGCCCGGCGACGGTGATGGTCAGCAAGGTCACCGTGAAGGACGCGCGATACACGAATATCCTGATGGGTACGGTGCAGGCGGCGATCGCCAACGGCGTGCTCGACGCCGTCCGCGCCGGGGTGATCCCGAGGGAGAAGGTCAACGACCTGGGCATCATCTATTCGGTCTGGCTGGACCCCTCGGTCGTCAAGGCGGGCGAGCTCGACCACGGGGAGCTCTTCCGGGTCCATCGCGAGGCCACGCTGAAGGTCATCCGCAAGGCCCTGGCCGACGAGCCCACCATCGACTGGCTGCTGGAGAACCAGGACAAGGTGGAGCACTACTACCACAAGCTGGGGCTCGAGGGAGACTTGTAG
- a CDS encoding sugar phosphate isomerase/epimerase family protein, whose amino-acid sequence MSLKLAAFPKCYIDQIAGDRTMSVFDWIEMARSLDADGLEMYDGFFESLDDAYVDSVGEAIRDAGFAMPMLCCSPDFTNPDPDGRRRAVDREAQLVRVARRLGGPGTVCRVLSGQRYPEVGREQGLAWVVECIGQVLPVAREHDVVLGLENHYKDGFWKYPEFAQKQDVFLELLDAIPDRTHFGVQYDPSNAIVAGDDPVELLRRVADRVVSMHASDRSLAEGTTLDELRQSDGTLGYSPNLRHGVTGRGLNDYDAIFGILAEHGYRGWVSIEDGMNGMEEMAESLAFLRRMIAKHFPA is encoded by the coding sequence ATGAGTCTGAAGCTCGCCGCCTTCCCCAAGTGCTACATCGACCAGATCGCCGGGGACCGCACGATGTCGGTCTTCGACTGGATCGAGATGGCCCGGTCGCTCGACGCGGACGGGCTGGAGATGTACGACGGCTTCTTCGAGAGCCTCGACGACGCGTACGTCGACTCGGTCGGCGAGGCGATCCGGGACGCCGGCTTCGCCATGCCCATGCTCTGCTGCTCCCCGGACTTCACCAACCCGGATCCCGACGGCCGGAGGCGTGCCGTGGACCGGGAGGCGCAGCTCGTCCGGGTCGCCCGGCGGCTCGGCGGGCCCGGGACCGTCTGCCGCGTCCTGTCCGGCCAGCGCTATCCCGAGGTGGGCCGGGAGCAGGGGCTGGCCTGGGTCGTCGAGTGCATCGGCCAGGTCCTCCCCGTCGCCCGCGAGCACGACGTCGTGCTCGGCCTGGAGAACCATTACAAGGACGGGTTCTGGAAGTACCCCGAGTTCGCCCAGAAGCAGGACGTCTTCCTGGAGCTCCTCGACGCCATCCCGGATCGGACGCACTTCGGGGTCCAGTACGACCCGTCCAACGCGATCGTGGCGGGCGACGACCCCGTCGAGCTCCTCCGCCGGGTCGCCGACCGGGTCGTCAGCATGCACGCCAGCGACCGCTCGCTGGCCGAGGGGACGACCCTGGATGAGCTGCGCCAGAGCGACGGCACGCTCGGCTACTCGCCCAACCTCCGCCACGGCGTGACGGGCAGGGGGCTCAACGACTACGACGCCATCTTCGGCATCCTGGCCGAGCACGGCTATCGCGGCTGGGTCAGCATCGAGGACGGGATGAACGGCATGGAGGAGATGGCCGAGTCCCTGGCCTTCCTCCGCCGGATGATCGCCAAGCACTTCCCGGCGTGA
- a CDS encoding type II toxin-antitoxin system VapC family toxin codes for MFVLVDSGFLLRLLETSDPHHSTIRAAVRALRGRADNLVVAPQNLAEFWNVCTRPAAARGGLGLSIADAERRLRAIERLFRVIPDNPAAYPIWRRILISQAVRGVQVHDARLVALMQASGISHILTLNTIDFARYPGVVPIAPTSLVNPSPPPAPPAAP; via the coding sequence ATGTTCGTCCTCGTCGACTCCGGCTTCCTGCTCCGACTCCTGGAGACGAGCGACCCGCATCACTCGACCATCCGCGCCGCGGTGCGTGCCCTCCGGGGCCGCGCCGATAACCTCGTCGTGGCTCCCCAGAATCTGGCCGAATTCTGGAACGTTTGCACGCGACCGGCCGCGGCTCGCGGGGGACTTGGCCTCTCGATCGCCGACGCCGAAAGGCGGCTACGCGCCATCGAGCGTCTCTTTCGCGTCATCCCGGACAACCCGGCCGCCTATCCCATCTGGCGGAGGATTCTAATCTCCCAAGCGGTCCGAGGAGTTCAGGTGCACGACGCGAGGCTCGTCGCGCTCATGCAAGCCAGCGGCATTTCCCATATCTTGACGCTCAACACGATCGACTTCGCCCGCTACCCGGGCGTCGTTCCGATCGCCCCGACGAGTCTAGTGAATCCTTCGCCTCCTCCTGCACCGCCGGCGGCACCGTGA
- a CDS encoding pyridoxal phosphate-dependent aminotransferase, translating into MIGQSTRDIPLKLGKFDLATSARWLEARMRHPVRRGAMSPREKALADRIKTLKREAGSHSPSAPTLIKLIPELRLRVDACFLSNPYATGLFLEYLQREVIRTGRLRKLLEFYPSQNRVIAGKLSRSIDIPADHLFIGNGAVEIIQAIMHRFTGHKILVNLPTFSPYHEFARADTQVVYNVVKKEDDFRFDPAAYVARVKREKPDTIVLINPNNPDGGYIPHATLVRMLEELRDVPNIILDESFIHFACEGDAYAFRSLGGETDRFPNLMVVKSMSKDFGVAGIRAGYAVMAPARVRELLENGYLWNSSGLAEYFFDLYSRPEFLAEYERKRVHYIRHSRRFFKALSAMPGLYAYPTSANFILVELRNGMVAEDLVCQLLVRRGIYTRTCDDKKGLEPGKFLRVASRTRSENRFVLRAFRDILR; encoded by the coding sequence GTGATCGGTCAATCCACGCGCGACATCCCCCTCAAGCTCGGCAAGTTCGACCTGGCGACCTCGGCGCGTTGGCTCGAGGCGAGGATGCGTCATCCGGTCCGTCGCGGGGCGATGAGCCCTCGCGAGAAGGCCCTGGCCGACCGGATCAAGACGCTGAAGCGGGAGGCGGGCTCGCACTCGCCGAGTGCCCCCACGCTCATCAAGCTCATCCCCGAGCTGCGGCTCCGCGTGGACGCGTGCTTCCTGTCCAACCCGTACGCCACCGGCCTCTTCCTGGAATACCTCCAGCGCGAGGTGATCCGCACGGGCCGGCTCCGCAAGCTGCTGGAGTTCTACCCGTCGCAGAACCGGGTGATCGCCGGCAAGCTGAGCCGGTCCATCGACATCCCTGCGGACCATCTCTTCATCGGCAACGGCGCCGTGGAGATTATCCAGGCCATCATGCACCGGTTCACGGGGCACAAGATCCTGGTGAACCTGCCGACCTTCTCGCCGTATCACGAGTTCGCCCGGGCGGACACGCAGGTCGTGTACAACGTCGTGAAGAAGGAGGACGACTTCCGGTTCGACCCCGCGGCCTACGTCGCGCGGGTGAAGCGGGAGAAGCCGGACACGATCGTCCTGATCAACCCCAACAACCCGGACGGCGGCTACATCCCCCACGCCACGCTCGTCCGGATGCTGGAGGAGCTGCGGGACGTCCCGAACATCATCCTGGACGAGAGCTTCATCCATTTCGCCTGCGAGGGGGACGCCTACGCCTTCCGCAGCCTCGGCGGCGAGACCGATCGGTTCCCGAACCTGATGGTCGTCAAGAGCATGTCCAAGGACTTCGGCGTCGCCGGCATCCGCGCCGGGTATGCCGTGATGGCCCCGGCCCGCGTCCGCGAGCTGCTCGAGAACGGCTACCTGTGGAACTCCTCCGGGCTGGCCGAGTACTTCTTCGACCTGTACTCCCGGCCCGAATTCCTGGCGGAGTACGAGCGCAAGCGGGTGCACTACATCCGCCACTCGCGGCGGTTCTTCAAGGCCCTCTCCGCGATGCCGGGCCTGTACGCCTACCCGACGAGCGCCAACTTCATCCTCGTCGAGCTCCGCAACGGCATGGTCGCGGAGGACCTCGTCTGCCAGCTCCTCGTCCGCCGCGGCATCTACACTCGCACCTGCGACGACAAGAAGGGCCTGGAGCCCGGCAAGTTCCTCCGCGTCGCGTCCCGCACCCGCTCCGAGAACCGCTTCGTGCTCCGCGCCTTCCGCGACATCCTGCGCTGA
- a CDS encoding DUF1559 domain-containing protein, producing MRTHRGFTLIELLVVIAIIAVLIALLLPAVQSAREAARRAQCVNNMKQLGLAVHNYISAAGSFPPGTVSTMADPTQGIPAGLSSWTSWSPQAMLLPYLEQGTLYNAANFNWHCCWYGPGDAINSTVYTTKINAFLCPSDALAGEGSVVSYTANINSYYGSIGTTTTQYPADGNTSGVFKLYNPTTYRASATNLAELTDGTSNTIAFGEGLVGDNGRKNNYRGNGMSGASPPAGYEMLDAKQNPAVITQALQACNAYWATPTLQGDATGLKQYLGQVWGLGERGFTLFHTIVPPNSKDYPWHSCRFDSSCLDCAMEGSSFVNASSNHPGGSNFAFADGSVRLIKDSVSMQVYESLGTRAGGEVISADSY from the coding sequence ATGCGAACGCATCGCGGATTCACGCTGATCGAATTGCTGGTCGTCATCGCGATCATCGCGGTCCTCATCGCCCTGCTCCTCCCGGCCGTGCAGTCGGCCCGCGAGGCCGCCCGCCGCGCCCAGTGCGTCAACAACATGAAGCAGCTCGGGCTGGCGGTCCACAATTACATCTCGGCGGCGGGCTCCTTCCCGCCCGGCACGGTGTCCACGATGGCCGACCCGACGCAGGGGATCCCCGCCGGCCTGAGCTCGTGGACGTCCTGGAGCCCCCAGGCGATGCTCCTCCCCTACCTGGAGCAGGGCACGCTCTACAACGCGGCCAACTTCAACTGGCACTGCTGCTGGTACGGCCCCGGCGACGCCATCAACTCCACGGTCTACACGACGAAGATCAACGCCTTCCTCTGCCCCTCGGACGCCCTCGCGGGCGAGGGCAGCGTGGTCTCCTACACCGCGAACATCAACAGCTACTACGGCAGCATCGGCACGACCACCACCCAGTACCCCGCCGACGGCAACACGTCGGGGGTGTTCAAGCTCTACAACCCCACCACCTACCGGGCCTCGGCGACCAACCTGGCCGAGCTCACCGACGGCACCTCGAACACCATCGCCTTCGGCGAGGGGCTCGTCGGCGACAACGGCAGGAAGAACAACTACCGGGGCAACGGGATGTCGGGGGCCTCGCCCCCCGCCGGGTACGAGATGCTCGACGCCAAGCAGAACCCCGCGGTGATCACCCAGGCGCTCCAGGCCTGCAACGCGTACTGGGCCACCCCCACGCTCCAGGGCGACGCGACCGGGCTGAAGCAGTATCTCGGCCAGGTCTGGGGCCTGGGCGAGCGGGGCTTCACCCTCTTCCACACGATCGTCCCGCCCAACTCGAAGGACTATCCGTGGCACAGCTGCCGGTTCGACAGCAGTTGCCTGGACTGCGCCATGGAAGGCTCCAGCTTCGTCAACGCCAGCAGCAACCACCCGGGCGGGTCCAACTTCGCGTTCGCCGACGGCAGCGTCAGGCTCATCAAGGACTCGGTCAGCATGCAGGTGTACGAGTCGCTCGGCACCCGGGCCGGCGGCGAAGTCATCAGCGCGGATAGCTACTGA